The genomic interval CACCAGGGCGGCCACGCGGGACTGGACCAGGGTGTAGCGCTGCCGGTCGAACATCGGTCCTTCGTTGTCGACGAGCCGGGTCATGCCGTGTTCCAGGTCTCGGAGGTCCTGTTCGGGCATCCGTCCGGCGACTCGGCCGATGTAGGTGGCCAGTTGCCGCAGCGAGGCCTCCCGCAGTTGGGCGTGGCTGATCGGCACCGCGTACAGCAGGGTCCGCATGGTCAGTTCGGTGATCTGGGTCTGAGTGCTCATGAGGCCACCCCCGTGGCGGTCGGTGCGGCGTGGTGCTGGGTGCGAAGCAGCCGCAACCACGTGCCGGTGCTGGTTTGCCGACGCGGACCCCGTTCGACGTGCGGGGCGCTGTCGTCGGCGGGTTCCTCGGGAGTGGTCCCGGTGAGTACGGCGCGGGCCTGCTCGATGAGCTGTGTGTCCGGTTCCGGGTGGCTGATGCCCAGTTCGGCGGCCGACAGGCCGTAGCACTGCTCCAGCAGGCCCACGGCCCAGCCGGGCACGTTCTGGTAACCGTTCTCCCAGCGGCGCAGACCCCGCTTGACCGTGTCGGCCCCGTAGGGGTGCTCGCCCCGGTCGGTGGCGATGCGGCGCAGCTCGCGGACCACGTGGGCAGCGCTCCACTCCTGGGCCAGCCGGGCGGCCTTGAGCCGGGTAAGAGTCTGCTCGGTCATGACCGCACACCTCCGGCCAGCTCGTAGCGCGTGGACGCCAGGGGCTGGCCGTAGAGTTTGTCGACCCGGGCGCGGAGCATGGCAGCAGTTTCGGCCCGTTCGCTGCCAGGGGGCAGGTCGTCCATGACCGCCAGGGCGGCGGCGATGGCCGTGCCGCCCTCGGCGAACAGTGTTTCGACGACCATCATGTGGGCGAACTCGTCGTCTTCGAGTTCCTCGATCGCCATTCCGCCGTCGACCAGGATCCACAGGGCGGCGGTGACATCTTCCAGCGAGACCGGCACGGTCATCGACACCCGCATGGTGGCGGGGCTGGTGTTGCCGTCGCGGTGGGTGGGGATGAACTCGACCGGGCGGCCATCAACGTGGCCGGTGGCCTTCCTCGACTGCGGCATCATCGTCAGGCCACCTCCCCGATCTGCTCGTCGCCCTCAGCGGCTGACGCGGTGCCGAGAACGTAGGAGTCGTAAGCAGCCTGCGAGCACGCTTCCTCATAGGCCCTCAGCGCGTGCTCGGGAATCCGCAAGGTGCCCTTACCAGTGCCCAGCTTCAACGCGTCCAACTGGCCGGACTCAATCGCCCGATAGATCGTGTCGACCGAGACGTCGTAGCGCTCGGCTACTGCCTTGACGCGGTACATGCGCGTACCCTTGTCCTGCATCGTTACTCCAGAAACTTCGATGTGCGCTCCGTCCGGTGTTGCCGCACCGGGCGGAGCTTTTCTTGCGGCTTCTACGTCTGCTGCGAAGTGAGCGACTGAAGCTGTCGCCAATACTATCGACGACATTGGCGATGTCAAGTCTTGTCCTGAGGTTTCTGCGAAAGCCCTGGTAGGGCTAGGATTGTCGACGAAACCAGCAACCCGGGGAGGGTCGATGCCGAAGGACTGGGCCGCCGTGTCCGAGGTGATCAAGCGCCGTATGGGCGAGCTCGACATGACACAGCAGGAACTCACGCGGCGGGCCGACGTCGCACCGATGACCGTGCGCGAGCTCCAGAACAACCTCAAGCCACGCAAGCGCAGTGCGCGCACCCTTGCGGCCATCTCGGAAGCGCTGGATTTGCCCTCGGACCATCTCTCGTCGGTGCTGGAGAGTGAAGAGCCCTCGGACTCCGGTGGTACGGATTCGCTCCGCGTGGAGCTG from Haloactinomyces albus carries:
- a CDS encoding helix-turn-helix domain-containing protein → MPKDWAAVSEVIKRRMGELDMTQQELTRRADVAPMTVRELQNNLKPRKRSARTLAAISEALDLPSDHLSSVLESEEPSDSGGTDSLRVELEQVKQTLADLAERLEIVERRQAADDTRP
- a CDS encoding helix-turn-helix transcriptional regulator, with amino-acid sequence MQDKGTRMYRVKAVAERYDVSVDTIYRAIESGQLDALKLGTGKGTLRIPEHALRAYEEACSQAAYDSYVLGTASAAEGDEQIGEVA